The Treponema sp. J25 genome window below encodes:
- a CDS encoding SUMF1/EgtB/PvdO family nonheme iron enzyme yields MTKYLITISVFWCAVLGVLPAQQEVPVPAMVFVEGGTFWQGSKEAPYSSNERAHRTTLSSFYISQTEVTQELWTAVMGTNPSRFSGKDRPVENVSWLDAVKFCNALSERHGYTPAYTISGSTVEWNREANGYRLPTEAEWEYAARGGIKGAITEEPLTRSPYSGGFDINQIAWYDANSGKASKPVATKAPNELGIYDMSGNVWEWCWDWYGEYPSGEVTNPTGPEKSTGYRVLRGGAWFTPAKLTRTTYRYWNTPTFKSNSVGFRIARNADEEIRLSLPAELSVDPYQILSAPVKHP; encoded by the coding sequence ATGACAAAATATCTCATCACCATAAGTGTGTTCTGGTGCGCCGTGCTCGGCGTTCTTCCTGCCCAGCAGGAGGTTCCCGTTCCGGCGATGGTTTTTGTGGAAGGGGGGACCTTCTGGCAAGGGAGTAAAGAGGCTCCCTACAGTTCAAACGAACGGGCCCATCGAACTACCCTTTCTTCATTTTATATTTCCCAAACGGAGGTTACCCAGGAATTGTGGACCGCCGTAATGGGAACCAATCCTTCCCGTTTCTCCGGCAAGGATCGACCCGTGGAAAATGTAAGCTGGCTCGATGCGGTTAAATTCTGCAATGCCCTGAGCGAACGTCACGGCTATACCCCCGCGTATACGATTTCTGGATCGACGGTAGAGTGGAACCGGGAAGCCAATGGCTACCGACTACCCACCGAGGCAGAATGGGAATATGCAGCCCGGGGGGGTATAAAGGGGGCCATCACTGAGGAACCCCTTACCCGTTCACCCTACTCAGGCGGTTTTGATATAAACCAGATCGCATGGTATGACGCCAACAGCGGGAAAGCCTCCAAACCGGTGGCCACCAAAGCTCCCAACGAGCTGGGTATTTACGACATGAGCGGCAATGTGTGGGAATGGTGCTGGGATTGGTATGGCGAATATCCCAGCGGCGAGGTAACCAACCCCACGGGACCGGAGAAATCCACCGGCTACCGGGTATTGCGGGGAGGGGCCTGGTTTACGCCGGCTAAGCTTACCAGAACTACCTACCGCTACTGGAACACCCCCACCTTTAAAAGCAATTCGGTGGGCTTTCGTATTGCCCGGAATGCGGATGAAGAGATCCGGCTTTCCCTTCCCGCCGAGTTATCGGTAGACCCCTATCAAATCCTGTCGGCACCGGTAAAACATCCGTAA
- a CDS encoding ATP-dependent Clp protease proteolytic subunit: protein MQEQEEDTDQEAQNMPGPDPLLARMLKTRTILLSGEINKELAERTIRQLLLLEDMGTDPIRIFIDSPGGDADAGYAIFDMIRFVNPPVWTIGMGLVASAAALVLLAAPRERRVGLPNSHYLIHQPLSGIRGVATDIEIHAREIEKLRERINRLIADETGQPVDRVARDTDRDFWMNAEEALSYGLISRIIQNRKDLES, encoded by the coding sequence ATGCAAGAACAGGAAGAAGATACCGATCAGGAAGCACAGAACATGCCGGGACCGGATCCACTCCTGGCACGGATGCTCAAGACCCGGACCATTCTTCTGTCAGGAGAAATAAACAAGGAACTGGCAGAACGAACGATCCGCCAGTTGTTGTTGCTGGAAGACATGGGAACCGATCCTATTCGGATTTTCATCGACTCCCCCGGCGGCGATGCCGATGCGGGATACGCTATTTTCGATATGATCCGTTTTGTGAATCCCCCCGTATGGACCATTGGGATGGGCCTGGTCGCCAGTGCGGCCGCCCTGGTGTTGCTTGCGGCCCCCCGGGAACGGCGGGTAGGACTTCCGAACAGCCACTATCTCATTCATCAACCCCTGTCGGGTATCCGGGGAGTGGCCACGGATATCGAAATCCATGCCCGGGAAATTGAAAAACTCCGGGAACGGATAAACCGGCTTATCGCAGACGAGACAGGACAACCGGTAGACCGGGTGGCCCGGGACACAGACCGGGATTTCTGGATGAATGCGGAAGAGGCCCTTTCGTACGGACTTATTTCCCGAATTATCCAGAACCGCAAAGATTTAGAATCGTAA
- a CDS encoding FAD-dependent oxidoreductase has protein sequence MANNRYVIVGGVAAGATAAARIRRLDEDAEIVLLERGPYVSFANCGLPYHIGGDIEKRSKLLLQTPEGFFSRYRVNVRLSTEVVTIDRAAKKVQVRSTQPGSDPDKLEEVPYDALLLAQGGTPVIPPLPGVELPHVFKLWTIPDMDRILAFLKTKNPKTAVVVGGGFIGLETAEAFIQRGLSVTIVELTDHLMPPMDYLYGKKIQERFEEAGARVYVSRGVAAIQEGSVQLNDGTIVPADMVLLSVGVRPNVELAKDAGLALGSTGALLVDEYLQTSDPWIWAAGDMVEIVSRVSGEKVRIPLAGPANRQGRLAATNMVARVRGTALEGAAARGNTAAAAFHAGNSALSQDQASLPKEHPAPRAYRGALGTSVVKVFDETAALTGLSLAAARRMGFSAREVTIQKAHHATYYPGAEDLLLTLVFDERSRKLLGAQAYGKAGADKRIDALSVALFAGLSIDDLGELDFAYAPPYSSANDPINMAAFVAQNSLDGYSPTISVSEVVQELAREESQRPLLVDVRTYGEYAREHMASALHIPLDELRDRLEEIPRDRPVRFISAGGFEGHLASRILLQKGWSQVASISGGWAALRYSVPFEA, from the coding sequence ATGGCGAATAATCGGTACGTTATTGTGGGCGGTGTGGCGGCGGGGGCTACCGCCGCAGCCCGGATCCGTCGGCTTGATGAGGATGCGGAAATAGTGCTCCTTGAACGGGGTCCCTATGTTTCTTTTGCTAACTGTGGGTTGCCCTACCATATTGGGGGGGATATCGAAAAGCGGAGTAAGCTCTTACTCCAGACGCCGGAGGGGTTTTTCAGCCGGTATCGGGTGAACGTCCGGCTTTCGACAGAGGTGGTAACCATTGACAGGGCCGCTAAAAAAGTGCAGGTCCGTAGCACCCAGCCAGGGTCGGACCCCGATAAACTTGAAGAAGTCCCCTACGATGCCTTACTCCTTGCCCAGGGGGGCACGCCGGTGATTCCGCCCTTACCGGGGGTGGAGCTTCCCCATGTTTTTAAGCTCTGGACCATTCCCGATATGGATCGGATTCTTGCGTTCCTTAAAACGAAAAATCCTAAAACAGCCGTTGTAGTCGGTGGGGGCTTTATTGGGCTTGAAACGGCAGAAGCCTTTATCCAGCGGGGCCTTTCGGTAACCATTGTGGAACTGACGGACCATCTGATGCCGCCGATGGATTATCTGTACGGGAAGAAAATTCAGGAACGCTTTGAAGAGGCCGGCGCCCGGGTATATGTGTCCCGGGGAGTCGCGGCGATTCAGGAGGGGTCGGTTCAATTAAATGATGGAACCATTGTCCCCGCCGATATGGTGTTGCTGTCGGTGGGGGTTCGGCCCAATGTGGAGCTTGCAAAGGATGCGGGCCTTGCCCTTGGTTCCACGGGAGCCCTGCTGGTGGATGAGTATCTCCAGACATCTGACCCGTGGATCTGGGCGGCCGGCGATATGGTGGAGATTGTTTCCCGTGTTTCGGGAGAAAAGGTCCGGATTCCCCTGGCGGGGCCTGCGAACCGGCAGGGGCGGCTTGCGGCTACGAACATGGTGGCCCGTGTAAGGGGAACTGCTCTGGAAGGGGCCGCCGCCCGGGGAAACACCGCTGCGGCGGCTTTCCACGCCGGGAATTCGGCCCTTTCTCAAGACCAGGCCTCCCTTCCGAAGGAGCATCCTGCGCCACGGGCCTATCGGGGTGCCCTGGGAACGTCGGTGGTTAAGGTCTTTGACGAAACCGCCGCCCTTACGGGGCTTTCTCTGGCGGCGGCCCGACGGATGGGCTTTTCCGCCCGGGAAGTCACCATTCAGAAGGCCCACCACGCCACCTATTATCCGGGAGCGGAGGATCTATTGCTTACCCTGGTCTTCGATGAAAGGAGCAGAAAGCTCTTGGGCGCCCAGGCCTACGGAAAGGCCGGTGCGGATAAACGGATCGATGCCCTGTCAGTAGCGCTTTTTGCAGGCCTTTCTATTGATGATCTGGGGGAACTCGATTTTGCCTATGCCCCTCCCTATTCTTCGGCGAATGATCCTATCAACATGGCGGCCTTTGTGGCCCAGAATAGTCTTGATGGGTATAGCCCCACCATATCGGTATCCGAGGTGGTCCAGGAGCTTGCCAGAGAGGAATCGCAGCGGCCCCTTCTGGTGGATGTTCGTACCTATGGGGAATACGCCCGGGAACATATGGCCTCGGCCCTGCACATCCCCTTAGATGAACTGCGGGATCGGCTCGAAGAGATTCCCCGGGATCGGCCGGTGCGGTTTATCTCTGCCGGTGGCTTTGAAGGGCACCTGGCATCCCGAATTCTCCTGCAAAAAGGGTGGTCCCAGGTAGCAAGCATATCCGGAGGGTGGGCGGCGCTCCGGTATTCGGTGCCTTTTGAAGCGTAA
- a CDS encoding rhodanese-like domain-containing protein → MAVNIVEEKIKAGALVVDVRTVDEFMDEAYPGAINIPVHELMSRLSELEPKTRPVVLYCASGSRSALAAKLLKNAGWTDVLNAGGLYDMPGF, encoded by the coding sequence ATGGCTGTCAACATAGTTGAAGAAAAAATTAAAGCGGGCGCCCTGGTGGTGGATGTTCGTACCGTGGACGAATTCATGGATGAGGCCTATCCGGGGGCCATCAATATTCCTGTTCATGAGCTTATGTCGCGTCTTTCGGAACTGGAGCCGAAGACCCGTCCTGTGGTTCTGTATTGTGCCTCCGGTTCTCGCAGTGCCCTGGCCGCAAAGCTTCTTAAAAACGCGGGCTGGACCGACGTGCTAAATGCGGGGGGCCTCTACGATA